A stretch of Persephonella sp. DNA encodes these proteins:
- a CDS encoding pyridoxine 5'-phosphate synthase, with amino-acid sequence MRLGVNIDHIATVREARKTYEPDPVKGALIAQDAGADQITFHLREDRRHIQDEDVVRLRCVIKRIPLNMEMAPTQEMKKIAINIKPERVTLVPEKREEITTEGGLDVLGMKDYLKEYIKEIKQKGIDVALFIDPEKNQIEASLEAGADAVELHTGEYANADTEEKRNKELERLKEASKYAKEKGLKVFAGHGLTYTNVQPVASIPEIEELNIGHSIIANSVFWGLDEAVRKMKRLMLEVRENV; translated from the coding sequence ATGAGGTTAGGGGTAAATATAGATCATATAGCAACTGTAAGAGAAGCGAGGAAAACATACGAGCCTGATCCTGTCAAAGGAGCTTTGATTGCTCAGGACGCAGGGGCAGATCAGATCACATTCCACCTGAGAGAAGACAGAAGACACATTCAGGACGAAGATGTTGTCAGGCTTAGATGCGTCATAAAAAGAATACCCCTTAATATGGAGATGGCACCAACGCAAGAAATGAAAAAAATAGCTATAAATATAAAGCCGGAAAGGGTAACTCTCGTTCCTGAAAAAAGAGAGGAGATCACAACTGAGGGGGGATTAGATGTTTTGGGAATGAAAGATTATCTGAAAGAATACATAAAGGAAATAAAACAAAAAGGCATTGATGTTGCTTTGTTTATTGATCCTGAAAAAAACCAGATTGAAGCCTCATTAGAAGCTGGAGCAGACGCTGTGGAACTCCATACAGGAGAGTATGCCAACGCAGATACAGAAGAAAAAAGGAATAAAGAGCTTGAAAGATTAAAAGAGGCTTCAAAATACGCAAAAGAAAAAGGACTTAAGGTTTTTGCAGGACATGGGCTAACTTACACAAATGTTCAGCCAGTTGCATCAATTCCTGAGATTGAGGAGTTGAACATAGGACACTCTATAATAGCCAACTCTGTGTTCTGGGGACTTGATGAGGCTGTTAGAAAGATGAAAAGGTTAATGCTGGAAGTTAGAGAAAATGTCTAA